The following coding sequences are from one Tolumonas lignilytica window:
- a CDS encoding penicillin-binding transpeptidase domain-containing protein encodes MKANTKRNNKKYDTGVAPWRFVLLLGFILIGFCGLVARTAWIQVIQPDRLRQEGDMRSLRTTADPSNRGMVTDRNGEELAVSVPVEAVWADPKEIHDADGLKNTAAWMALADVLGLDMRKLTASVADPKRRFVYLQRQITPSVADYISKLKLPGLHLRQETRRYYPSGEISAHLVGNTNIDGAGIEGIERSFNDWLSSTPSEYKIRKDRQGHVIENIGVVKEGKKANDLVLSIDERLQAIAYRSLKYATEVNKATSGSLVLLDVATGEVLAMVNTPSYNPNNREQYESFRARNRAVTDTYEPGSTVKPIVAMSALEHGVINWKEILDTRPFAVGGHIVTDSHHMASGGLYDILRYSSNIGMAHIAMRMQPQWITGKMEEFGLGQESGTGLMGESSGMIPMRSRWSNIELATLGFGYGLRVTPLQLAGAYAALANKGIRKPVSILKVAHAPQGQRIVSPEIAEQVIHALEGVVEEGGTGGKAAVPGYRVAGKTGTAKVATAGGYGKDYVGTFAGFAPVSNPRFAMVVIINEPHGASYYGGSVAGPTFAEVMSSALQLYNVPPDALPDLKDESNTAQRSEGKKNATRS; translated from the coding sequence ATGAAAGCAAATACTAAAAGAAATAATAAAAAGTACGATACTGGTGTCGCTCCGTGGCGCTTCGTCCTGCTGCTTGGCTTCATCTTGATTGGCTTTTGCGGATTGGTGGCGCGTACTGCCTGGATACAAGTTATTCAGCCTGACCGTCTGCGTCAGGAAGGTGATATGCGTTCGTTACGTACAACTGCAGATCCATCCAATCGCGGTATGGTGACTGATCGCAATGGGGAAGAACTGGCCGTTTCGGTTCCAGTGGAGGCGGTCTGGGCTGACCCGAAAGAAATTCATGATGCCGATGGCTTAAAAAATACCGCAGCGTGGATGGCGTTAGCCGATGTGCTGGGTCTTGATATGCGCAAATTGACCGCCAGTGTGGCTGATCCTAAACGGCGGTTTGTCTATTTGCAGCGTCAAATTACCCCTTCTGTTGCAGACTATATCTCTAAATTAAAATTGCCGGGTTTGCATCTGCGTCAGGAAACCCGTCGTTATTATCCAAGCGGTGAAATCAGTGCCCATCTGGTCGGTAATACCAACATTGATGGTGCAGGGATCGAGGGCATCGAGCGTTCATTTAATGATTGGCTGAGTTCGACTCCTTCTGAGTATAAAATTCGGAAAGATCGGCAGGGACATGTCATCGAGAACATTGGTGTCGTTAAAGAAGGCAAGAAAGCGAACGACTTGGTGCTGAGTATTGATGAGCGTCTGCAGGCCATTGCCTACCGTTCGTTGAAATACGCAACCGAAGTGAACAAAGCGACTTCGGGCTCGTTAGTCTTGCTGGATGTGGCAACCGGCGAAGTATTAGCAATGGTGAATACACCGTCATATAACCCGAATAACCGCGAACAGTATGAAAGCTTCCGTGCCCGTAACCGTGCGGTAACAGATACATATGAACCAGGCTCTACGGTAAAACCGATTGTGGCGATGAGTGCGCTGGAGCATGGTGTTATCAACTGGAAGGAAATTTTGGACACCCGGCCTTTTGCGGTCGGCGGACATATTGTGACTGACAGCCATCATATGGCCTCTGGCGGGTTATACGATATTCTGCGGTATTCCTCCAATATCGGGATGGCGCATATTGCCATGCGCATGCAACCACAATGGATCACTGGCAAAATGGAAGAGTTCGGCTTAGGTCAGGAATCTGGAACTGGGCTGATGGGGGAAAGTTCAGGCATGATCCCGATGCGCAGTCGCTGGTCAAATATAGAGCTGGCGACATTAGGTTTCGGATATGGTCTGCGTGTCACGCCATTACAACTAGCGGGCGCATATGCGGCGCTAGCCAACAAAGGGATTCGTAAACCGGTTTCTATTCTGAAAGTAGCCCATGCACCGCAGGGACAACGTATTGTCTCGCCTGAAATTGCTGAGCAAGTCATTCATGCACTGGAAGGGGTGGTGGAAGAAGGCGGTACTGGCGGTAAAGCGGCTGTACCAGGTTACCGGGTTGCGGGTAAAACAGGGACGGCAAAGGTAGCTACCGCAGGCGGATATGGTAAAGACTACGTGGGTACTTTTGCTGGGTTTGCTCCGGTTAGTAATCCACGATTTGCTATGGTCGTCATCATTAATGAACCTCATGGTGCGTCCTATTATGGTGGTTCTGTCGCAGGTCCTACTTTTGCTGAAGTTATGAGCAGTGCTTTGCAGTTATATAATGTGCCGCCTGATGCGTTACCTGATTTAAAAGATGAATCCAACACAGCGCAACGCAGTGAGGGAAAGAAAAATGCCACTCGCTCTTGA
- the murD gene encoding UDP-N-acetylmuramoyl-L-alanine--D-glutamate ligase, with the protein MKQVVIIGLGKTGLSCVNYFRQRGITPLVMDTRNNPPGKESLPTDCRLLTGPLDTEVLLSASLIVASPGIALSTPALQAAQAAGIEIVGDIELFAREAKAPIVAITGSNGKSTVTSLVGLMAKEAGYNVGVGGNIGTPALDLLLEPADLYVLELSSFQLETTSSLQPAAAVILNLSEDHLDRYDGMAGYLAAKQRIFNHAKHIVVNRDDTATLPPLMSYWQSFGLNSTAYGRIQCDDEWWLSIHSKPVLPVSALHIVGVHNQMNALAAMALADAVGIPQSAQLAVLRSFTGLAHRCQFVRDVNGVRWIDDSKATNVGSTLAAVAGVGESVQGRLWLLAGGQGKGQDFSPLQPLLASQIYRMVCFGQDADILMSLAENTQRAANLEDAVHAVAAEAQEGDWVLLAPACASLDQFRSFEHRGQYFANLVNAL; encoded by the coding sequence ATGAAGCAGGTTGTCATTATCGGATTGGGCAAAACAGGGCTTTCGTGTGTCAATTATTTTCGCCAACGCGGTATTACCCCGCTGGTGATGGATACACGGAATAATCCGCCAGGAAAAGAGTCGCTGCCCACTGATTGTCGCCTGCTTACCGGGCCGTTAGATACAGAAGTTTTATTATCAGCATCACTGATTGTGGCTAGCCCAGGTATTGCGCTGTCAACACCAGCATTACAGGCTGCCCAAGCGGCTGGAATTGAAATCGTCGGCGATATTGAGTTGTTTGCTCGTGAAGCGAAAGCGCCGATTGTTGCCATCACGGGTTCTAACGGTAAAAGTACGGTCACATCATTAGTTGGTCTGATGGCAAAAGAGGCCGGTTATAACGTGGGGGTTGGTGGCAATATTGGGACTCCGGCGCTCGATTTATTACTGGAGCCTGCTGATTTATATGTCTTGGAACTATCCAGCTTTCAATTGGAAACAACCTCATCATTGCAACCTGCAGCCGCAGTGATTCTTAATCTGAGCGAAGATCATTTGGATCGTTACGATGGTATGGCAGGTTATCTGGCAGCCAAACAACGTATCTTTAATCATGCCAAACACATTGTTGTGAATCGTGATGATACGGCGACATTACCGCCTCTGATGTCTTACTGGCAAAGTTTTGGTCTCAACAGTACTGCTTATGGTCGAATTCAATGTGATGATGAGTGGTGGTTAAGCATTCATTCCAAACCTGTACTTCCGGTATCTGCACTGCATATTGTTGGTGTACATAACCAGATGAATGCGCTGGCCGCTATGGCATTAGCGGATGCGGTAGGTATTCCGCAGTCAGCACAACTGGCTGTATTGCGATCATTTACCGGATTGGCCCATCGTTGTCAGTTTGTACGTGACGTCAATGGCGTTCGTTGGATCGATGATTCAAAGGCAACGAATGTGGGTTCTACATTAGCGGCAGTCGCTGGAGTTGGCGAAAGTGTACAAGGTCGTCTGTGGCTATTGGCAGGAGGACAAGGGAAAGGGCAGGATTTTTCCCCGTTACAACCTTTATTGGCCAGCCAAATTTATCGCATGGTCTGTTTTGGCCAGGATGCAGATATCCTGATGTCTCTCGCGGAGAATACCCAACGTGCTGCTAATTTAGAGGATGCAGTTCATGCTGTGGCGGCAGAAGCACAAGAGGGTGACTGGGTATTGCTGGCTCCTGCATGTGCCAGTCTGGATCAGTTTCGGAGTTTTGAGCATCGTGGTCAATACTTTGCTAACTTGGTGAATGCGTTATGA
- the murE gene encoding UDP-N-acetylmuramoyl-L-alanyl-D-glutamate--2,6-diaminopimelate ligase: MPLALDQLLSALNIQAPAIELTDIQLDTRLLQPGSLFLALKGHAIDGRQFMQQAEQRGAAAILFDNFDAFTPPQLNIPCIPVPALAEKISELAGRFYNHPAEKLALVGVTGTNGKSTSTQLIANWAELLGERAGILGTLGNGLFGQLQATENTTGSAISIQQELARFVAEKVSIAAMEVSSHGLVQHRVSALQFAVAVFTNLSRDHLDYHHTMQAYADAKRLIFKQAAPEHCILNADDATARNWIEHMPQSVVYAIDQRLPDHSGPFVYASDVKYHPHGITISIHSSWGDGVLSAPLLGKFNASNLLAALAVMLVLQYDFETLCQTASRLQPVTGRMECFGAQHQPLVVVDYAHTPDGLEKALQAARQHCHGRLFCLFGCGGDRDKGKRPQMAAIAEQWADTVILTDDNPRTEDPAAIIADMRVGLQKPESVYVEHSRTKAIQLALSQAEAGDIILVAGKGHEDYQIIGKEKHHYSDRETVMQLLGARS; this comes from the coding sequence ATGCCACTCGCTCTTGATCAGTTGTTATCCGCACTGAACATACAGGCGCCAGCCATTGAGTTGACTGATATTCAACTGGATACCAGATTATTGCAGCCTGGCTCCTTATTTTTGGCGTTGAAAGGGCATGCAATAGATGGCCGTCAGTTTATGCAACAAGCTGAACAACGTGGGGCAGCGGCTATTTTATTTGATAATTTCGATGCATTTACGCCACCACAACTGAATATTCCATGCATTCCTGTTCCGGCGCTTGCTGAAAAAATCAGTGAACTCGCTGGCCGGTTTTACAATCATCCGGCAGAAAAATTGGCCTTGGTGGGCGTAACGGGCACCAATGGTAAAAGTACCAGCACACAATTGATTGCCAACTGGGCTGAACTATTGGGCGAGCGCGCAGGGATTTTAGGTACGTTAGGGAATGGTTTGTTTGGTCAGTTACAGGCGACAGAGAATACAACCGGTAGTGCCATCTCGATTCAACAAGAATTGGCTCGTTTTGTCGCCGAAAAAGTGTCTATCGCAGCCATGGAAGTTTCCTCTCATGGTCTGGTGCAGCATCGAGTGTCTGCTTTACAATTTGCAGTTGCCGTTTTCACCAATCTGAGCCGTGATCACTTAGACTATCACCATACAATGCAGGCTTATGCCGACGCCAAGCGACTGATTTTCAAACAGGCAGCACCAGAGCATTGTATTTTGAATGCGGATGATGCAACGGCGCGAAACTGGATAGAACACATGCCGCAATCCGTCGTGTATGCCATTGATCAGCGTTTGCCGGATCATTCAGGTCCATTCGTTTATGCGTCAGACGTAAAATATCATCCGCACGGTATAACTATCAGCATTCACTCTTCATGGGGAGATGGTGTATTATCTGCGCCCCTGCTCGGGAAGTTTAATGCATCGAATTTATTGGCAGCGTTGGCGGTGATGTTGGTTTTGCAGTACGACTTTGAGACGCTTTGTCAGACGGCCTCCCGCCTGCAACCAGTAACGGGTCGCATGGAGTGTTTTGGTGCTCAGCATCAACCATTAGTCGTGGTTGATTACGCTCATACCCCTGATGGTCTGGAAAAGGCATTACAAGCAGCCAGACAGCATTGCCATGGACGCTTATTTTGTTTATTTGGCTGTGGTGGTGATCGCGACAAAGGTAAGCGGCCTCAAATGGCAGCTATTGCAGAGCAATGGGCTGATACAGTCATCCTGACCGATGATAATCCTCGCACAGAAGATCCTGCGGCCATTATCGCGGATATGCGTGTTGGTTTGCAAAAACCAGAATCCGTTTATGTCGAACATTCCCGCACTAAAGCAATTCAATTGGCACTATCTCAGGCTGAGGCTGGCGATATTATTTTGGTCGCGGGTAAAGGCCATGAGGATTATCAGATCATCGGTAAAGAAAAACATCATTACAGTGATCGGGAAACCGTGATGCAGTTACTAGGAGCAAGATCGTGA
- the ftsL gene encoding cell division protein FtsL: MERRLNLAFLILMDLKRHLFQVILGLAILGSAMTTIVVTDDTRTVTAELNKLQSVSDDLEVEWRHLVLEQNALAEHSRVSDIAKVKLEMKRPKPLEEKMISLP; this comes from the coding sequence ATGGAACGTCGGCTGAATCTTGCCTTCTTGATTTTAATGGATCTGAAACGGCATCTGTTTCAGGTCATTTTAGGTTTGGCGATTTTGGGCTCTGCCATGACCACCATTGTGGTAACTGACGACACTCGCACAGTAACTGCCGAACTAAACAAACTACAAAGTGTTAGCGATGACTTGGAAGTCGAATGGCGGCATCTGGTCTTGGAACAAAATGCGTTAGCTGAACATTCACGCGTTTCTGATATCGCCAAGGTAAAACTGGAGATGAAACGGCCTAAACCTCTCGAAGAAAAGATGATTAGCCTACCATGA
- the mraY gene encoding phospho-N-acetylmuramoyl-pentapeptide-transferase, which translates to MLVWLAELLSPHFSLFHVVSYLTFRAIMSILTGLGFALWMGPRLIRRLQLLQIGQVVRNDGPESHFSKAGTPTMGGIMILLSIFSSVILWARLSNPYVWVVLFVLVSFGTIGFIDDYRKVIRKNPDGLIARWKYFWQSASALLVAFFLYATATTDSQTTLVVPFFKEVMPQLGIMFILMTYFVIVGASNAVNLTDGLDGLAIMPTVMVAAGFALIAWATGNYNFATYLHIPYVANASELMVICTAIIGAGLGFLWFNTYPAQVFMGDVGSLALGAILGVISVLVRQEFLLFIMGGVFVMETMSVILQVGSYKLRGQRIFRMAPIHHHYELKGWPEPRVIVRFWIITLVLVLLGLVTLKLR; encoded by the coding sequence ATGTTAGTATGGTTGGCGGAGTTGTTATCGCCCCATTTTTCCCTTTTCCATGTGGTCTCTTATCTGACCTTCCGGGCGATTATGTCCATTTTAACTGGATTAGGCTTTGCACTCTGGATGGGGCCACGCCTGATCCGTCGTCTGCAACTGTTGCAGATTGGACAAGTTGTCCGTAACGATGGTCCTGAATCACATTTTAGTAAGGCAGGAACCCCAACAATGGGGGGGATCATGATCCTGCTGTCGATATTCTCGTCTGTCATTCTTTGGGCTCGCCTGAGTAATCCTTATGTCTGGGTTGTTCTCTTTGTCTTAGTGAGTTTTGGCACGATCGGTTTTATCGATGATTACAGAAAAGTCATTCGTAAAAATCCGGACGGTTTGATTGCCCGCTGGAAATATTTCTGGCAATCCGCCTCCGCATTGCTGGTGGCTTTTTTCCTGTATGCAACCGCGACGACAGATTCACAAACAACCCTGGTGGTGCCTTTTTTCAAAGAAGTGATGCCACAGCTTGGGATCATGTTTATTTTAATGACTTATTTTGTCATCGTCGGTGCATCTAATGCGGTCAATTTGACCGATGGTCTGGATGGATTGGCGATCATGCCTACCGTCATGGTCGCGGCTGGTTTTGCATTAATTGCCTGGGCAACCGGGAACTACAATTTTGCCACTTATCTGCATATTCCCTATGTGGCTAATGCCTCTGAGCTCATGGTGATCTGTACCGCCATTATTGGCGCTGGTTTAGGTTTTCTATGGTTTAACACGTATCCGGCTCAAGTGTTCATGGGGGATGTTGGTTCTCTGGCACTGGGTGCCATTCTGGGTGTGATTTCCGTTCTGGTGCGACAAGAATTTCTGTTGTTCATCATGGGTGGTGTGTTTGTCATGGAGACAATGTCGGTCATTCTGCAGGTTGGCTCGTATAAATTACGCGGGCAGCGAATTTTCCGCATGGCACCTATTCATCATCACTATGAATTAAAAGGCTGGCCTGAACCACGTGTGATTGTGCGTTTTTGGATCATTACATTGGTGCTGGTGTTACTGGGTCTGGTCACCCTGAAACTGAGGTAA
- the murF gene encoding UDP-N-acetylmuramoyl-tripeptide--D-alanyl-D-alanine ligase, with protein MIPISLAQIAEVTDGQLLNCQDANQIIQLVSTDTRTVTAGALFLALQGERFDAHQFVEQAVAQGAVALVVSRLIPALDVPQILVADTRIALGQIGAWVREQLDLQIVAITGSCGKTTLKEMCAAILQQVAPVLATQGNLNNEIGVPQTLLRLTPNERYAVVELGANHPGEIAWTTSLVRPDVAVINNVAAAHLAGFGSLQGVAVAKTEIFSGLSAQGTAVINADSEFFNWWREILTVKTLSFGVGNSKADFHAENIKQNEQGVASFTMVTPQGRIDLQLPLPGLHNVSNALAAAAVSTAFGLSLTQIKSGLDNMRPVKGRFCVQKLSDDLTLIDDTYNASVQSVMAAIDTLAVMPGYRVLAFGDMGELGSDAAELHRQIGEHARLKQLDAVLTVGELSRHTAEAAAGQHFVDKPSLYQALHQLMQHQRPMTILAKGARSARMEEVVAFVKSCEEQTC; from the coding sequence GTGATACCAATTTCATTGGCACAAATCGCTGAAGTAACTGATGGACAGTTACTGAATTGTCAGGATGCTAACCAGATCATTCAGTTAGTTAGCACGGATACACGCACGGTGACTGCGGGTGCTTTGTTTCTGGCGTTGCAAGGCGAGCGGTTTGATGCTCATCAGTTTGTTGAGCAGGCTGTTGCTCAGGGTGCGGTTGCTTTAGTTGTCTCCCGGTTGATCCCCGCTCTTGATGTTCCGCAAATATTGGTTGCCGACACCCGCATTGCGCTTGGGCAGATTGGTGCCTGGGTGCGTGAACAGCTTGATCTACAGATTGTGGCCATTACCGGTAGCTGCGGTAAGACGACGTTAAAAGAGATGTGCGCAGCTATTTTGCAACAGGTCGCGCCTGTCTTGGCGACACAAGGCAATTTGAATAATGAAATTGGCGTCCCTCAAACCTTGCTGCGCTTAACGCCTAACGAACGTTATGCCGTAGTAGAGCTTGGCGCTAACCATCCTGGCGAAATAGCCTGGACGACTTCCCTGGTCAGACCCGATGTCGCTGTCATTAATAACGTGGCAGCAGCACATTTGGCGGGCTTTGGCTCATTACAAGGGGTGGCTGTTGCTAAAACAGAAATCTTTTCTGGCCTATCTGCGCAGGGTACTGCGGTTATCAATGCTGACAGCGAATTCTTTAATTGGTGGCGTGAAATCCTGACTGTAAAAACACTCAGTTTTGGTGTTGGAAATTCAAAAGCGGATTTTCATGCAGAAAATATTAAACAGAATGAACAAGGTGTTGCCAGTTTCACTATGGTAACGCCGCAAGGTCGGATCGACCTTCAACTGCCACTCCCTGGGCTACATAATGTCAGTAATGCGCTGGCTGCAGCGGCTGTGTCCACCGCTTTTGGCTTGTCGTTGACTCAGATTAAATCTGGTTTAGACAATATGCGCCCAGTTAAAGGGCGGTTTTGTGTTCAGAAGTTATCCGATGATTTGACACTGATTGACGATACCTACAATGCCAGCGTGCAGTCGGTTATGGCTGCCATTGATACATTGGCGGTGATGCCCGGTTATAGGGTGCTTGCCTTTGGCGATATGGGCGAGTTAGGGTCTGATGCGGCAGAGTTGCACCGCCAAATTGGTGAACACGCGCGTTTGAAACAGCTGGATGCCGTTTTAACTGTCGGTGAATTGTCGCGTCATACTGCAGAGGCTGCCGCGGGGCAACATTTTGTTGATAAACCAAGTTTGTATCAGGCGTTGCATCAACTAATGCAACACCAACGACCGATGACTATTCTCGCCAAGGGTGCACGTAGTGCTCGTATGGAAGAGGTAGTCGCTTTTGTAAAATCCTGTGAGGAACAAACATGTTAG